The segment TAAATCAATTTCAGGAACTGTTGCGGGTGAAGCAATTGTTGGTTTGGATTTTCGCCCTGCTAACGGTCAGCTTTATGCGCTTGGCAGCAGCAGCCGGCTATACACAATCAACGCATCGAGTGGTGCAGCAGTGCAGGTTGGGACGCAGTTCTCAACTCTAGTTACAGGTACTGATTTCGGATTTGATTTTAATCCCACAGTTGATCGCATTCGTGTAGTAAGTAATGTTGGTTTAAATCTTCGGTTACATCCTACGACTGGTGCTGTGGCAGCAGTTGACCTTAATCTTACTGAAGGTTCGTCTGTAAGTGGTGCAGCTTATACAAACAATTTTGCAGGCGCAACATCAACTGTGTTATTTGATATTGATCCTGCAGTTGATAAATTATACAAACAGGATCCGCCGAATAATGGTACGCTTGTAGCCATTGGTGAGCTCGGTTTGAATGCTACAGCCGTTGGCGGTTTTGATATTGGCGGAACAAGTGGTAATGCATGGGCTGTTTTAACGGTAGATGGAAAAACACGTATACACAAGATCAATTTAAGTAACGGATCAGCTTCTCCTTCACCGGCTAATTTCGAATTCACCGGTGGGACAATTACTGCCTTTACAATCGGTTTAGGATTTTAGTGCTGATGGTGAGTAGTTTTTAGTAAGAGCAGGGCGCAGGCCCTGCTTTTTTGGTTTAAGCAGTACAGTTCCAATGAATAAAGGCGAATGATAAAAAAAAATTACTTTAGGGGTAACAAATAACAGCTTGTCTTTATCTACCCTTACAACTGCATGAAATTTTTTATCGCATATATTATCCTGCTGCTTTGCAGCACAGCTTTATTTGCACAAACAGATACAGCTGTACTTGTTACGCAAAAAGAAAACAAAGTTTCTTTTAAGGCGAGCCTGCCAGCACTTACGCAAATACCCGGCGCACCTAAGCCGTTTTATACTTTTTTATGGGATTTTGGTGATGGTCATTTCAGCACCGAAGAAAACCCGGAGCATGTGTATGCAAAGGAAGGCGATTACGAAGCTGTGTTGTATGCCGTTAATAATTATGATGATGGTAAGAAGCCCGGCCGCAAACCAAAGAAGGTAGGAGTGAAGCAGGTGAATAAATCCTATTTAGCTGCAGTGTCGCCATCGGAACAGAATTTCTTTAAAGCAAATGGCGCATTTGAATTGAAATATAACTGCATGGCCAAGCCCGGTGATACCATGGTATTGATGGCTGGCTGGAAAAATGATGTGGCAGTGAATGGGAAAGTCTATCTATTCATCAACGAAAAGCAATTCGGGCAAAACAGTTTTGATGCAGCCGGTTTTCGTTTGTACAACGATGCGGCGATGATCAACGATAAGAATGCCATTGCATCTGTTCGTCCGTTTGATAATTTGCTACTCACGAGCAGTGGAAGTCCTGCCTCGCATTTTAGGGAAGAGAAAAAGTTCAGTGGTGTAGAAAGCAAAGCCTTTTTGATGAATACATTGAAAGGTTACAGCAATGTTTTTGCAGTGGATATAAAACAGGCGACGACTGATGCTCAGTTTATGTTCACCAATCTCTACGTTACACCGGGTATGATCAAGGACACCAATGCAACGATTATCATTACAGGTTTGTTTGTGCCCGATACCGGTGGCGTGTACATGCATCAACTGAATATTCCTATCGTCACCTCGCATGATCCCAACAAAATGAATCTGAAACACGGACGATTGAATTACCGCACGCTCAAGAAAAGTAAATCGCTGAGTTATAAAATACGTTTTCAGAATGATGGCGAAGGTCCGGCACGAAAAATTAAACTGGCCATCACACTTCCATCGGCAATGGATCCGCAAACGATCAGTATCAAAGATATGTCGCCTTATTGTTTACCCTGCGACAGTGTACCCACACGAACAGGTTGTTGGGAGTTGGTTACAAGTAAAGACAGTGCAGCATTTATTTTCAATGGTATTTATTTGCCGGGCACCAATCAAAAAGGCGTGAACGATAAAGACAGTACCAAAGGCTTTGTTGAGTTTGATGTAAAAACAAAAAAGAAATTAGATAACCTTCCCTTCAAAGGAAGAACAGCCATTTATTTTGATAAGAACGAACCGGTGATCACCAATTTTGCTACAGGTAAATTTAAACCTGCACTTTCGCCAATAGTAATGGCAGGTTATGAAATGAATCTTGGCGCAAGTGGTTTAAGTGATGGCGTGAATGTTGGTGTAGGTATTGCAAGGCTTGCGCCTTACAAACCATATATCCAGTTTGAGTTATTCGGAAAGTACTATCAAACTACAACTGCACAACAAACCTTTCAAACGCAGGGTGTGGTAGTGATCGATGGAAAGAATTATGATTACCGTGGCTACAGGCAACAGTTGCAATCACGCATTACCCGTATCGGTTTAGTGCCGTTGCATTTGCGTTATAATTTCAACGATCTGTTGTCAGCCGGTGCAGGTGTGCGTGTTGATGCAGACTTTGCCGGTTCGGTTGATACAAGTCGTACGTATCTGCTCAGCAATTTCAACGGGCAGGTAAATTTCCCTTACGATCTAAAAAGAAACAGTTCAGTAAAACTATTTTCGAATGCAGAGTTTCTTCCGTTTGTAGATGTGCAGTTTGGGAAAGTTAGATTAGGTCCGCAGATAGGTACCCGTTTTTATTATGGCGGAACAAACAAATCTTATCTCTATTTTTATGCATCCTGGCGACTGTAAACAAATCATATCAACGATCCATTAACCGACTGCTCATTGCCGGCAGCCTTGTCTTTCTTTTTTTATTTTTTTCAGGTGATGAAAAGCCTTCGCAAAAAGCAACATGGGTAGAAGTGTATCAACCCAAGGATCAATTGCATGCTTATCTTGAAAACCTGTATGATCTTACAGATGAACAGCCATTTTATTTTTCCAACAAAGCCGATTCACTTGAACAAACCTTATGGCGGCAACCAAAGTCGAAACAGGAGCAGACGGCTTATCTCGATTTTATACTCAACATCGCTTATCATTTATTGCAACAGGGACAAATACAGGCCAGTACACGTTGGTATGAAAAAGGATTGAACTATCAGCAGCAGCAAAACATTCTATATGAACAGGAAGAATATATTGTAAAGCCGCTTGGTAATAACTATGTGCGGTTGGGTGATTATGATAAAGCAGTTGCCTTACAACAAGCTGCGATACAAAAGGCAATCATTGCAAATAAAAATGAATTGCTTTCTTCATTGTACAGCAATCTCGCCATCAGCTATTACTGGCTGGGAAATTATACAGCAACACAGGAACAAAGTAATAACGGACTGCTGTTTGTTCCGTTTCAAAAGACAATTACAGGTTTGTTATATAATGTAAAAGCTGATGCGTTTTATGCAGCAGGAAATAACGACAGTGCATTATTCTACAATCAAAAAGCAATTGCCTTTTACAGAACAGCTGACGCAGTTGATGCAGATGCATCGTGGATCGTAAGTGCCTTGCAGTTATCAGCAAAGCTGTTGGCTGATCAACAGCAATGGAAAGCAGCTGTGTTGAAATTGCAGAACGCAGAAAAAATATTAGAACAAGCTTATCCCAACAGCCGGCAACGGGATAAAGCCAAACTGAAAGCAGAGAAAGGAAATTTGTTTCTTGAATTAAAGCAAACCGATAGCAGCATACATAATTTTCAAGCTGGACTTAAATTCTTTTCAATTGATGACAGCGGTTATTTCCCTGATCATACTGTTACTGCCTTATATGCAGGACTGGCCCGTTCATTGAAACAACAAAATCCGAATAGCAGTTTGTATTATTTTCAACTGGCAGTTGCCAACGATTACTACTGCAACCAGTTGATCAGTTCTTCTGCAAACAGTTTGCAGAGCAGTTTGAACAATGATGCTTTGCATGAAGAAGCTATCGCATTCTTTCATGAGCGGTATCAGCAAACAAAAACGCAGGTGTTGCTTGAACAGCAGTTGTGGCTGATGGAATTAT is part of the Lacibacter sediminis genome and harbors:
- a CDS encoding DUF7849 domain-containing protein produces the protein MKFFIAYIILLLCSTALFAQTDTAVLVTQKENKVSFKASLPALTQIPGAPKPFYTFLWDFGDGHFSTEENPEHVYAKEGDYEAVLYAVNNYDDGKKPGRKPKKVGVKQVNKSYLAAVSPSEQNFFKANGAFELKYNCMAKPGDTMVLMAGWKNDVAVNGKVYLFINEKQFGQNSFDAAGFRLYNDAAMINDKNAIASVRPFDNLLLTSSGSPASHFREEKKFSGVESKAFLMNTLKGYSNVFAVDIKQATTDAQFMFTNLYVTPGMIKDTNATIIITGLFVPDTGGVYMHQLNIPIVTSHDPNKMNLKHGRLNYRTLKKSKSLSYKIRFQNDGEGPARKIKLAITLPSAMDPQTISIKDMSPYCLPCDSVPTRTGCWELVTSKDSAAFIFNGIYLPGTNQKGVNDKDSTKGFVEFDVKTKKKLDNLPFKGRTAIYFDKNEPVITNFATGKFKPALSPIVMAGYEMNLGASGLSDGVNVGVGIARLAPYKPYIQFELFGKYYQTTTAQQTFQTQGVVVIDGKNYDYRGYRQQLQSRITRIGLVPLHLRYNFNDLLSAGAGVRVDADFAGSVDTSRTYLLSNFNGQVNFPYDLKRNSSVKLFSNAEFLPFVDVQFGKVRLGPQIGTRFYYGGTNKSYLYFYASWRL